A genomic region of Papaver somniferum cultivar HN1 chromosome 7, ASM357369v1, whole genome shotgun sequence contains the following coding sequences:
- the LOC113292824 gene encoding uncharacterized protein LOC113292824 gives MGHHQRQQQQNHPSMDGLVNLLSKSNNDLTTVYNKLEREFQQTYPDNANPLKLVTRIKKIQEDLSSLKDQCRELLSAKQDLIDKARMSLVSNRSLVQRMQASSGIPPTNDSDDPAYTNLNQIIAEWTAQLSSETGDDMLESDSDDINKLLFSALVHPN, from the exons ATGGGGCATCATCAACGCCAACAACAACAGAATCATCCATCAATGGATGGTTTAGTTAATCTGCTCAGCAAATCTAATAATGATCTTACTACTGTTTATAACAAGCTGGAGAGGGAATTCCAACAAACTTACCCTGACAAT GCAAATCCACTGAAGTTAGTTACCCGGATCAAGAAAATCCAGGAAGATCTTTCATCTTTGAAAGACCAGTGCAGAGAACTCTTATCTGCCAAGCAG GATTTGATAGACAAGGCCAGGATGAGTCTGGTCAGTAATAGGAGTCTAGTTCAACGGATGCAAGCATCATCTGGGATTCCTCCTACTAATGATTCGGATGATCCGGCATACACTAATTTAAACCAG ATCATTGCCGAGTGGACAGCTCAACTAAGTTCAGAGACAG GGGATGATATGCTTGAGTCTGACTCGGATGATATCAATAAGTTGCTTTTTTCAGCATTAGTTCACCCAAATTGA